The proteins below come from a single Procambarus clarkii isolate CNS0578487 chromosome 44, FALCON_Pclarkii_2.0, whole genome shotgun sequence genomic window:
- the LOC123745374 gene encoding uncharacterized protein translates to MKLVILTCVLAAAADAAPQGYNLDTPSGPAFSAGLGGLSGSSGISSGGTGYSGGGCGHGQIRHVDGSCVTPEVTRNLYLYSAPPVSPIVGPRPYIPLPRVEHNIVFIRTPETGTGPEPIVVPPPQQKHVVYVLNRRPVQDQKVIHVPAPEQASPEVFFVNYGEGENPTLPTGEDLQSALSSAAQGSGNVIGGFGGGFGGDGGLGSGGGFDGGAGFVSGGGSGFGGDAGFGGGYGASGGIAPSVPQPSSLYLPP, encoded by the exons ATGAAATTAGTA ATACTGACATGTGTGCTGGCAGCCGCTGCTGACGCCGCCCCTCAGGGATATAACCTAGACACGCCCTCTGGTCCAGCATTCTCTGCTGGGTTAGGAGGATTATCAGGCAGTTCAGGAATCTCCTCGGGTGGGACTGGATACTCTGGCGGCGGCTGTGGCCATGGACAAATCCGTCATGTGGACGGCAGCTGTGTGACTCCCGAGGTCACTCGTAACTTGTATTTGTACAGTGCTCCTCCAGTGTCTCCGATCGTTGGTCCACGACCATACATTCCTTTGCCAAGAGTTGAACACAATATTGTGTTCATCCGCACCCCAGAAACAGGCACAGGCCCGGAACCCATTGTAGTGCCACCACCTCAACAGAAACATGTCGTATACGTCCTCAACAGGCGACCCGTACAGGACCAGAAGGTCATCCACGTACCTGCACCAGAGCAAGCAAGTCCTGAAGTGTTCTTCGTTAATTATGGTGAAGGCGAGAACCCGACTCTGCCCACTGGAGAAGACCTCCAGTCAGCTCTCAGCTCTGCCGCCCAAGGTAGCGGCAATGTGATTGGTGGCTTCGGCGGCGGCTTTGGTGGAGACGGCGGTCTTGGAAGCGGCGGTGGCTTTGATGGTGGAGCTGGCTTTGTGAGTGGCGGCGGCAGTGGCTTTGGTGGAGACGCTGGGTTCGGTGGTGGCTATGGTGCTTCAGGAGgtattgctccctccgttcctcagcCGTCTTCTTTGTATTTACCTCCATAG
- the LOC123745221 gene encoding uncharacterized transmembrane protein DDB_G0289901-like has translation MLAVAVDAAFLRSSSVSSGGSSYSGGGCGHGHIRHVDGSCVTPEVTRSLYVYSAPPVTPIVRPPPYIPRPKITHNILFIRTPEIGPGQEPIVVPPPQQKNVVYVLNRRPVHDQKVIHVPAPEQESPQVFFVNYGEGDNPTLPTGGDLQSALSSAAQGGGVEIGGSGGGFDGSFGGGADFVNGGSSFGGSGGGSFGVNGGGSFGVNGGGSFGVSDGTRGGDAGLVSGDSNFGGSVGTRGGNAGLVSGDSNFGGSVGTRGGDAGLVSGDSNFGGSVGTRGGNDGLVSSDSNFGGSVGIRGGDAGLVSGDSNFGGSVGTRGGNDGLVSSDSNFGGSVGTRGGDAGLVSSDSNFGASVGTRGSDAGLVSGGVTFGGDNGLSAGIVPSVIPPTSLYSQP, from the coding sequence ATGCTGGCAGTCGCTGTTGACGCCGCATTCTTAAGGTCCTCATCCGTCAGTTCAGGCGGATCTAGCTActctggcggcggctgtggtcacGGGCACATCCGTCATGTGGACGGCAGCTGTGTGACTCCTGAGGTCACCCGCAGCTTGTATGTGTACAGTGCACCTCCGGTCACTCCGATCGTTCGTCCACCACCATACATTCCTCGGCCCAAAATTACACATAATATTTTATTCATCCGCACCCCAGAGATCGGTCCAGGCCAGGAACCCATTGTGGTGCCACCACCTCAACAGAAGAACGTTGTGTACGTCCTCAACAGGCGACCCGTGCACGACCAGAAGGTCATCCACGTACCAGCACCAGAACAAGAAAGTCCTCAAGTGTTCTTCGTCAACTATGGAGAAGGAGACAACCCGACGCTGCCTACCGGTGGAGACCTGCAGTCTGCCCTCAGCTCTGCTGCCCAAGGTGGCGGTGTCGaaattggtggcagcggtggtggcttTGATGGAAGCTTTGGCGGTGGAGCTGATTTTGTGAACGGCGGCAGTAGttttggtggcagcggtggtggaagTTTTGGTGTCAACGGTGGTGGAAGTTTTGGTGTCAACGGTGGCGGAAGTTTTGGTGTCAGCGACGGTACCAGAGGTGGTGATGCTGGTTTAGTGAGCGGCGACAGCAattttggtggcagtgttggcaccagaggtggtaatgCTGGTTTAGTGAGCGGCGACAGCAattttggtggcagtgttggcacCAGAGGAGGTGATGCTGGTTTAGTGAGTGGCGACAGCAattttggtggcagtgttggcaccagaggtggtaatgATGGTTTAGTGAGCAGCGACAGCAattttggtggcagtgttggcatCAGAGGTGGTGATGCTGGTTTAGTGAGTGGCGACAGCAattttggtggcagtgttggcaccagaggtggtaatgATGGTTTAGTGAGCAGCGACAGCAattttggtggcagtgttggcaccagaggtggtgatGCTGGTTTAGTGAGCAGCGACAGCAATTTTGGTGCCAGCGTTGGCACCAGAGGTAGTGACGCTGGTTTAGTGAGCGGCGGTGTTACATTTGGAGGCGACAATGGACTTTCAGCTGGCATTGTTCCCTCCGTGATCCCTCCGACATCATTGTATTCTCAGCCATGA